A stretch of DNA from Equus caballus isolate H_3958 breed thoroughbred chromosome 13, TB-T2T, whole genome shotgun sequence:
GAACATGTTTCTTAATTATCTGGTCTGAATCTGCAAAACTTGGAGCATTGAGACTCGCCTTCAAGCGATTTCATAAAACTTGTTTATGAAAATTCCCTGAAGGCTGGGACATAATCTGTCTTAATCTCCCCTGTAGCCCCATCATCTAGGACAGCCAATAATACTTGCTCAAATGAAATTTGCTGAGTGATTGAGAGGAAGTACCTAGCACAGACCATGACCCATACGGAGAGCTCGGGAATGACTGAATTCAGGACCACGATGGTTAAAGTTACATGGAATCCTAAACACCCTCTTGTCCATAAGGAGCAAACTCAAGAGGGGTCAACTGGACATGTGGTGTGAGGAGCTGATCAGAGCATAGCACAGAGACTAGTTCTTGTGTCTCTCAGCCCAACACTCTTTCTCCTGAACCACACTGCCGACCCCCACTGCCTACCCTCGAGGGTGAGTGTCAAAAGATGGGTTTCTTGAGGGGGCCTGcatggtggcagagtggttaacatgctctgcttcagcggcccagggttcacaggtttggatcccaggcgtggacctcgcactgcttatcaagccatgctgtggccggcatctcacatatacagtagaggaagatgggcacggatgttagctcagggccaatcttcctcagcaaaaagaggaggattgatggcagacgttagctcagggctaaccttcctccaaaaaaaaaaaaaaagatgggttTTTGAGTACAAAAATGCCCAAGAAGCTACACAGAATCTGAAAGTTTCCAAAAGGAGGCAAGAGTTATGCAAAACTGAAAGATGTGGAATGAGAAGCCCTGGTAAGGAAAACGCCCTGGTTTGTGTGTCAGAAATAGGAGAGGGTAAGGCCGGGGAGGACACTGGGAGACATTGTGATTGGTTGGAATAGAAATGTTGAAGTGAGTAACTATGAGTAAAGAGGATAAAGAGACTAACACCAGGTATTAGAAAATAATAGCACCTCATATTTAGTGagcaattactatgtgccagcacaTGTATTAACATGTGCAACGCTCACAATAACCCTCTAAAATAGTACTATTGCCAATGccatttcagagatgaaaaaattgaggcacagagaagttaatgGCCCAACTTCATGCAACAAGCcaggcgggggtggggagagatctgggatttgagcccagacAGCTTGAGATCAGAGCCTGTGCCAATAGCACTAATCAGTATTCGGTAAACACCTACTTTTATAATCGAAATGGAGAGGTCATGTCCCCTTTCCCTGAGGAGGCCCATTTCCAAGAGCTGTTGCTAATGGGGAGGGGAGATGGCGCTTTAGAGATTTTTATTAAAGATATCAAACACCGGAAAAGAGGGAACAAGTGATCAAGCTATGTTTACTCAAGTGGTGACATCAACTCCACTTAGAAGTGAAAACAAAGGAGGGATTTCGTAATCTATATAAAACTacaaataatttctatttaacTTGGAAATGCACTTCAGCATGGCTGCGTGAGGTTCCTAAGAACTCACAGCATATTTGAACAAAAttcattaaatgagatgatgcagagGTGCTGGCAAGCCGGGCTACAGTCTGTAGCTCTCTGaaattccctggctgggaagAATGCAGCTCATCTCAGACTGGCCTAAAacaccaaaccaaaccaaatttccctctctctgtctgctGTAACGTCTGGCAATAACCCATTTGTCAAGATAAAGGGATGGCATGCTTAGATTTCAAAAACCTTTCTTCCTATTGGGTTGCAAACTGTGTAGGAGTAAGAGTTATTACGACTGGATTGATGCCAGGCTGACTGActcctggggggctgggggggatgCAGGGTCTCACACCTTTCAGGGACTGTTTGGTTGTGAGCTCCAGAATAACCAAAGCAGCGGAGCCTTCTGGAGGTACGCCTACGATGGACGGGACTTCATCGAATTCAACAAAGAAATCCCAGCCTGGGTCGCCCTGGACCCAGCAGCTCGGGACACCAAGCAGAAGTGGGAGGCAGAAGAAGTCTATGTGCAGCGGGCCAAGGCCTACCTGGAGGAGGAGTGCCCGGGGATGCTGCGGAGGTACCTGCAAGACGGCAGGATCTACCTGGACCGACAAGGTACCCGCCGCTTCCTCGGTCCTGCTCCCCTGCACTGAGCTGAGACAGACTGAGGTGGTCACAGGCTGGGAGCTCAGGGGAACAGCTCAGGAGAATCCCACAGTGGTTTGTCTCTATGATGATGCCTCCTGGCTGGACTGTGGAGAGCAGGCAGGCGTGTGAAATGTCTGTGCTGGAAGGATGAAAATGAGCAAGTGTGACAAGACTGATTGTCACAAGCTGAGACTTTAGTTCGAGAAGTAGCAAGAAAGAGGGTCTTGTGGGACAGAGCTGGGAAGGATCTGATGGACAGAGTGGCAGGCAGAACTAAGGGGCAGGGCTGACAATGGGGGAGAAGGGAGCCACCAAGCTCACTCAGAGGTTtgggaaaaaacagaaagttgTATGTGGGCAATCACAATTTCTTGCCATCAAAAGTCAGTAAGTGGAGGAGGCGCTGGGGCAAGAGAGCAGCCACGGACACCCCGTGACCCAACAGGCATGGCTCAGGGGAAGCTCTAAGATCACTGACATCCGGGGTGGGGGCGACATGAGCAGGCAGATGTCTGCTTCAGGCCCTCAGTACCCATGCTCCGTCCCTCCACAGATCCTCCCTCTGTGTCAGTCACCAGCCACGTGGCCCCAGGAAAAGAGAGGACACTCAAGTGCCTGGCCTATGACTTCTACCCACGAAGAATTGGTCTGCACTGGACCCGGGCCAGCGATGCGCAGGAGACTGAGTCAGGGGGAGACATTCTTCCCAGTGGAAATGGCACTTACCTGTCCTGGGTGGTGGTGGGAGTCCCCCCTCAGGACAGAGCCCCCTACTCCTGCCACGTGGAGCACAGTAGCCTGGCTCAGCCCCTCTCTGTGCTGTGGGATgagaggcaggaagcagaggtTAAAGGTGGCTTGGGGACTCGAGCCCAGTAGTTAGCCTTTCTGCAGGACACGAGAGATCTGAACTCTAACAATCACTGTCAGCGTCATCAGCGGGGCCCAGGGAACAGTTCCAGACGACAGGTGGTGGATCTGGAGACGGAAGACTTGAATGCCGGGCACGGAGCTGATTCACCGCCAAACCGCCCAGC
This window harbors:
- the AZGP1 gene encoding zinc-alpha-2-glycoprotein isoform X2, yielding MSTMVPVLLPLLLLLGPAVSQETHTGPYSLSFLYTGLSKPAKGFPRFQAIAYLNDQAFFRYDSEGRKAEPLGPWSQVEGMEDWEKESELQKAREDIFMVTLEDIMDYYKDREGSHTFQGLFGCELQNNQSSGAFWRYAYDGRDFIEFNKEIPAWVALDPAARDTKQKWEAEEVYVQRAKAYLEEECPGMLRRYLQDGRIYLDRQDPPSVSVTSHVAPGKERTLKCLAYDFYPRRIGLHWTRASDAQETESGGDILPSGNGTYLSWVVVGVPPQDRAPYSCHVEHSSLAQPLSVLWDERQEAEVKGGLGTRAQ
- the AZGP1 gene encoding zinc-alpha-2-glycoprotein isoform X1, yielding MSTMVPVLLPLLLLLGPAVSQETHTGPYSLSFLYTGLSKPAKGFPRFQAIAYLNDQAFFRYDSEGRKAEPLGPWSQVEGMEDWEKESELQKAREDIFMVTLEDIMDYYKDREGQWTTDCWGGGSQLKRQPCNWSHTFQGLFGCELQNNQSSGAFWRYAYDGRDFIEFNKEIPAWVALDPAARDTKQKWEAEEVYVQRAKAYLEEECPGMLRRYLQDGRIYLDRQDPPSVSVTSHVAPGKERTLKCLAYDFYPRRIGLHWTRASDAQETESGGDILPSGNGTYLSWVVVGVPPQDRAPYSCHVEHSSLAQPLSVLWDERQEAEVKGGLGTRAQ